The genomic segment CAGACTTAGCATACGCGCTGTGGTAAACGATGAAACAAATATAAGCGCTTTTTAAGGTGACATATACCGCTTTTATAACTGAAAAATACACCAACACTAGCGCAGACACCAACGTGGATGCAGAAGACGAGAAAAGGCCGCGCGCGAAAGACCAGCATGCCTAGCGACCGGAACTGGCGCCTCCCGATTGGCTGTCGTACGCcgctgcgcgctcgacgcttcCGGCGGCCCGACGAAAATATTTGGACAGACAGGTCGGCGGCGGCCGTCACATTTTTGGACGCCGGCCGTCGGGCGTTCGCCGCCCGAGGAAGTTCGTCGCTCGGACGCCggttattcgctccatgtattccgggctttAAGCGTCTCCCATACTGTTGCCCTTCTCTGCTGAGAAGCATGAAAGAGAAGCGTTTCTCCTTTTTTGCCACGTTTCTTTCCCGGCCCTTGCATCTCTAGACACTTACTGGGTTAGCATAGCGATGGCGACAGTCGGACGCCGACGGACGAGCTTCGAGATACAACGGCAGCGGCAGACAGAGGATACGCAGCAGGAATCTTCACGTGGGCAGCGCTTCAGGCGCTGTACGCTCGTCATATTTCGAATGAAAGCGGCAGATCGGTTTTCATTACGATTATCGTAACAACAAATGGCGTTTATAAAATTACGCAAATTGCTGTCGCCTGCGGCAGCGCCATCCGGCAATACTGTCCGATACATTATTCGCGTGAAATACAGCAATAAGAATTTGCTTAACCAGTTTTAGGTAAATAAACAACACACTGCGGCGACTAGTCGTAAATCTAGTGTCCCCGCGCTCAATGTACGTATAGCGAAGAAAGCATCCTCGCGATCTCTCCAATAGTTTTTTATGTCTTCTATTTCTCCTTGCATGAGAATAGGTAggtcaatatatattttttcgttTTGTCCTGCGCAAGCCTAACTGCACCCCACAATGCTGCGCATTGGATTTGGCAACCGAAAGGCTGTTACTTACTGATGCTACTCACCTTGGTTTTGTAGCCCCATCCTGCAGTCACATTGGGGCAGGCACCTTCGGGGTAGTCCCACTCGACGCAGTATCCGGAGGTCGCGTTCAAGAAGTACCAAGTGCGGGACAGGTCTTTGCTCGAACACGGACGTAGCGTCGTCTGAAACCCAGCGCAGTTCTTCTTTTGGAAGAGGAAGCACCGGGATCGACACTCGCGCTCGGTGGCGAGCTGGCCGACGAACTTGGGGCATACTGCGTACTCATCGTGCGCCGTTGAGCGGCACGTCTGGTCCCTGTAGTACCACCCGTGCACCGCCCTACGGCAAAAGAAAACATCAGTGTTCAGCTGGCACGCTGGTTCCTCTGTCGTGGTCATCTCAGTCGTCATCGCAGTGGTTATGACCGCTggttgtgtctcgccgaagaccGGATCTCTGCGCGCTCGGCGACTTAGCGGAGCCGGCGTCAACGTCGTCTCGACACTAACGAAGACGTTGCGCGAGAGCTCGTCGGGACGGAAGACGGCCTGGATGTTGTCCAGACGCGGAAATGATTTCTTCGTGGCCTCGCGCGTGGACCACACCATGGTCGCGCCCAGAAGAAAGAGCGTGAGGCCGAGCATGGACAGCGTGCCGACACAGCGATATGCCAGGGTCAGCCACGGTGATCCGAGGCGTGATGTCTCCCTTTCGCGTTGTGCGGGAACAACGCTGACCGTCACGGCGGCGCCATCTGAGTGCCGGCTGTCTTGAATCTCTGCACGAGTGACCTCATCCGACCTTGTTTGCGAAGCCACTGTTGGCGTTCTCGGGATGGCTCTTGTGAGCGTTCGCGTCTCGTCATCCATTCCCGGCATTTTTGTCCTTGCCTCCCAAACAATGACACTTGCCCACTACGGCGGATCGGCCAGAATGTAAGTGGTTTAAAATGTGTTTCAGTGAGTAATATGGCAACCAAAATAAACTTTATAATCACAAACCATGGGTTTGCATAGTTGTTAGAGagacataaaaaaatatttagcAGGCAGCATCATGACCGTGTGTCTGTCCTTGTTTCCTCAAGATAATCTAGCAACTCAGTAGACCAAAGCGGTCATATCGCgtggtgcttctttttttgtattttgctggggtccgcagtaagctgaaaaacacttatACCTAATAGCCAGAAAGAGAGAAACAGTTTATTCGTGACGTTTTACAAACCGCTCGGCAACTTTCTAGTTGGAATtattttcctagcttcgttgcttcagaagttgcttAATTGTTCTTgagtaattatctaattaggccaAATACAAAAATATCGTAACACAATACATAGAAAAGTGAGCGAGatacatttggtcgcgtcgtcttagagtgcagcggcatatttttaagctttggctaaaattagctgaaacaccctgcatatacaCAAGCGTATACTCAACATTATAAACAGCTTCAAACGCGCAGCACCCCAATCGCAACTGGTTATCAAATATTCTAGCAATGTTCATTTACAGGTAGCGCTGACCCTCTACTATGGATTAGCCAATAATCAGGCAATTCCAAAATTTATTCTAATATAATACTAGGGACTCGAAAACTAATGATCACAGAACTAGGAACATTAAGATATGTGGTGCCCATATATGGCAAATAAATTATCTTAGCAAAAGAAAGTAGGAGGAACCTTTGAAAACTTCACATGGTATTCATTTGACGCCTCAGATAAAGATATAAATGTCAATACAAGCCTTCATACAGCACTGTGTTTCATCGAAGAGGCCCCGAGGAAGAGAATGACTTGCAGAGAGAGGGTAAGCTCAAGCTTGTGAAACGGAATTTCGAAACAACTCGTTTCTTTAGTTTGAAAGTCGGCAATTGAAATTACAAATTCCTAATGAGAATCAGAATCATCGGAATAGCAGGATAGAGGGAGAACATGGTTCCAGAACAGACTAGACCTGCAGTTAGCTGCCGTTCAGTTGTATTTAGGTGCTACTCCAAGCTAATGAAAATGCAGTGGCTCGCATGACGATGTAAACCACACTCGAAGTGTGCGGCTGCCAGTGACACAGTTTAAATTGATAGAGATGACAATTCATAGGGTCATTCCTACATATCAATATTTTTATATTATATACTTCTGTGGTGTTTAGAAAAGGGGCTGAATTCTTGCTTACAAGTAAAAATACCTATGCAAGAAATATCGACAGTCTCAGAAAGAGATGAACGACATCTTGCTTCAAAAGAATTATCACCGGATCATCGTACGCTGGAACACCATAGGATGAAACTTTGCAATTTCGGAAAATATTACTATCTCCGCAATCCCGATCGACTATTGCTTTGGAATGCTCGGGCCCTCGGGCTCAGTGCTCGGGCCCAGAAAAGCGAAGTCGCACTCGATCAGCAGCTATACTATCTTTCACTAACTTCTAGGCTCTACATCTATATCTACAGCAGCAATGATGGAGACCGCCCTTTTCCAGAGAAGGATTTGTGCCCTCTGGGCTTCAGTGGTGACCTCAAATGGCCGACAACACTTGCCACGAAGAGCTTGCGTCCCCCGCATCACCTCCACGGCCGTTTAAGCAACCATCGATCATCTTGCCCCTTTCTGGACGCAACACCATGGTTCGTACCGGCTCAATAATTGTTCCATGTACAGTACATCACCTCTGTACATGTTCGCTTTGCTGACATCCAGCCTTCACTTTCTCGGGACGTCACGCTATAAGTGTGCGATGCACAGTCCAATTCTCATGTATGAAGACTAATGTGCGCATGTCTCGTGTGGTAGCCGGCCAGTGACTCTAAAAGAAGAGAAACAATAGTGGGATCCG from the Dermacentor variabilis isolate Ectoservices chromosome 9, ASM5094787v1, whole genome shotgun sequence genome contains:
- the LOC142558301 gene encoding uncharacterized protein LOC142558301, which encodes MDDETRTLTRAIPRTPTVASQTRSDEVTRAEIQDSRHSDGAAVTVSVVPAQRERETSRLGSPWLTLAYRCVGTLSMLGLTLFLLGATMVWSTREATKKSFPRLDNIQAVFRPDELSRNVFVSVETTLTPAPLSRRARRDPVFGETQPAVITTAMTTEMTTTEEPACQLNTDVFFCRRAVHGWYYRDQTCRSTAHDEYAVCPKFVGQLATERECRSRCFLFQKKNCAGFQTTLRPCSSKDLSRTWYFLNATSGYCVEWDYPEGACPNVTAGWGYKTKTDCERECTTASVGHKPQCERPSALMACSADLMKHAYFYSELLGSTGDCYRADMSTLTGHRCVDPAALFPTEEDCVSKCVRQSS